The Fischerella sp. PCC 9605 genome contains a region encoding:
- a CDS encoding YdcF family protein has protein sequence MLLSYRFKKRYFALAVICLTPVILPVIAITAFSIYLYNSKNNIHQADAAIVLGAAAWEDKPSPVFRERINHAINLYKTGNVHNIIFTGGIGKNSEYAEAIVGKQYAIAHGVKKSDILIEAESLTTLQNIKNALKVASSTQLSKFLIVSDPLHLKRAVLMAQDLGMDAHPSGTPTSRYRSFKSKLKFLVRETYSYFIYLLLRI, from the coding sequence ATGCTCTTGAGTTACAGATTTAAAAAACGATACTTCGCGCTCGCTGTAATTTGTCTTACGCCTGTAATTCTACCAGTGATAGCAATTACAGCGTTTAGTATTTATCTTTATAACAGTAAAAACAACATCCATCAGGCTGATGCGGCAATTGTTTTAGGAGCCGCAGCATGGGAAGATAAACCATCTCCGGTTTTTAGAGAACGAATTAATCACGCAATTAATCTCTATAAAACTGGAAATGTTCACAACATCATTTTTACAGGCGGAATTGGCAAAAATAGTGAATATGCTGAAGCAATTGTTGGTAAACAATATGCGATCGCGCATGGCGTAAAAAAGTCTGATATCCTAATCGAAGCCGAATCACTAACAACTCTCCAAAACATTAAAAATGCTTTAAAAGTGGCTTCGTCCACTCAGTTATCCAAGTTTCTCATTGTTAGCGACCCTTTACATTTAAAACGAGCAGTTTTGATGGCGCAAGACTTAGGAATGGATGCACATCCATCTGGAACACCAACTAGTCGTTATCGCAGTTTCAAAAGTAAGCTGAAATTTTTGGTGCGAGAAACTTATAGTTATTTTATCTACCTTTTGTTGAGAATTTAA
- a CDS encoding membrane protein, translated as MFAVAEQSVSNSNILLISALCAIFLAIIHIFSGKLRFLRTIPRSRWLSFGSGVSVAYVFVHILPELSQAQETIQNIDFRIAFLEHHVYLVALVGLSVFYALERLAKRSRQNNQKAGQRDITSSGVFWIHIASFGVYNALIGYLLLHREEPGIESLLLFFFAMALHFVVNDNGLREHHKEIYDRIGRWLLAAAIIVGWVIGSGTEIHRAAVAVLFAFLAGGVVLNVLKEELPEERESRFWAFALGAVSYAALLLTF; from the coding sequence ATGTTTGCAGTCGCAGAGCAATCAGTATCTAACTCTAATATTCTTCTTATTTCCGCTTTGTGTGCTATTTTCTTAGCTATTATACATATCTTCTCTGGTAAGTTACGCTTCCTTAGAACTATTCCGCGTAGTCGTTGGCTTTCTTTTGGCAGTGGGGTATCTGTTGCTTATGTTTTCGTTCACATCTTGCCTGAATTGAGTCAAGCACAGGAAACAATTCAAAATATAGACTTTAGAATTGCATTCTTGGAACATCACGTTTATTTGGTTGCACTTGTAGGTTTATCAGTTTTTTATGCTTTAGAAAGACTTGCGAAAAGGTCACGTCAAAACAATCAAAAAGCAGGTCAAAGAGATATAACTTCTTCAGGTGTTTTTTGGATACATATTGCTTCTTTTGGTGTTTACAATGCTTTAATCGGTTACTTGTTGCTTCACCGAGAAGAACCGGGTATTGAAAGTTTACTTTTGTTCTTCTTTGCGATGGCTTTGCATTTCGTTGTTAACGATAATGGTTTACGCGAACATCACAAGGAAATTTATGACCGGATTGGACGATGGCTGTTGGCAGCAGCAATTATTGTTGGTTGGGTAATTGGTAGTGGCACTGAAATCCATCGTGCAGCAGTTGCGGTTCTTTTTGCCTTTTTAGCCGGAGGTGTAGTCCTTAATGTTCTCAAGGAAGAACTTCCGGAGGAACGGGAAAGTCGCTTTTGGGCGTTTGCTCTTGGTGCGGTCAGTTATGCAGCCCTTTTGTTGACTTTTTAA
- a CDS encoding DUF1206 domain-containing protein: protein MTQPNLPTNKIKKPVKQAVAHPAFERLARLGYAAKGVVYFVVGFLAAQVAIGVGGRITDISGAFLAIVSQPFGKFLLGFLSFGIVGYVLWRLVQTIFDPENSDQPMNAKRFIKRFGYAFNALAYASIALTAVQIIIDADDINRNSTEDWTARLLAQPFGQWLVGLVGAIAIGVGIYYLYEAYKGKFRRQFKLHEMTAIEQTWAMRIGRFGIASRGVVFGIIGIFFIQAARLSNANKARGLGEALAILAQQPFGALILGLVASGLIAYGIHSMVEARYRKITNSNVRI from the coding sequence ATGACACAACCTAATTTACCCACTAACAAAATTAAAAAACCAGTCAAGCAAGCAGTTGCTCATCCTGCCTTTGAACGCTTGGCAAGATTGGGCTATGCTGCAAAAGGAGTGGTATATTTTGTAGTCGGCTTTTTAGCGGCACAGGTGGCGATTGGTGTTGGTGGCAGAATCACGGATATTAGTGGTGCGTTTTTAGCGATCGTTTCCCAACCTTTTGGGAAATTTTTACTGGGTTTTCTAAGTTTTGGTATCGTTGGGTACGTTCTTTGGCGTTTGGTGCAGACTATTTTTGACCCGGAAAACTCCGATCAACCAATGAATGCTAAGCGATTTATCAAGCGTTTTGGTTATGCTTTCAATGCCTTGGCTTATGCAAGTATAGCGCTGACAGCAGTGCAAATTATTATCGATGCAGATGATATTAACCGCAATTCTACTGAAGATTGGACAGCGCGGTTGCTAGCTCAACCCTTCGGACAGTGGTTGGTGGGATTGGTTGGGGCGATCGCAATTGGTGTTGGGATCTATTACTTATATGAAGCATACAAGGGTAAGTTCCGCCGCCAATTCAAACTGCATGAAATGACTGCCATTGAGCAAACCTGGGCAATGCGTATCGGCAGATTTGGGATTGCTTCCCGTGGCGTTGTTTTTGGTATCATTGGCATTTTCTTTATTCAGGCAGCACGTCTGTCTAATGCGAATAAAGCTAGAGGTTTGGGTGAAGCATTAGCAATTCTAGCACAACAACCCTTTGGAGCTTTGATTTTGGGTTTGGTGGCAAGTGGTCTAATTGCTTACGGCATCCATTCAATGGTCGAGGCTCGTTATCGGAAAATTACTAACTCTAACGTTCGCATTTAA
- a CDS encoding DedA family protein, giving the protein MLNWITNIISSMGYLGIALLMVLENIFPPIPSEVIMPLAGFTVQQGNLNLLFVILAGTVGSVLGALPWYYIGKRVGEKRLRQWVNKHGKWLTLSGEDIDKSKRWFKKYGWAVVFFGRLIPAIRTLISIPAGFEEMPFLPFLLYSTVGTLVWVGLLSYAGFVLGQNYQLVKKYLSPISIVVVVVLVVGLGIWFIRRRKKRQKGNN; this is encoded by the coding sequence ATGCTGAATTGGATTACCAACATAATTTCTTCGATGGGCTACTTGGGTATTGCCCTGCTAATGGTGCTGGAAAACATTTTTCCTCCCATACCTTCAGAGGTGATTATGCCATTGGCAGGCTTTACCGTCCAGCAGGGCAACTTGAATTTGCTGTTTGTAATTCTGGCAGGAACAGTAGGTTCTGTGCTGGGTGCATTACCTTGGTACTATATAGGCAAGCGTGTAGGTGAAAAACGCTTGCGACAGTGGGTAAACAAGCATGGCAAGTGGCTAACTTTATCTGGTGAGGACATCGACAAGTCCAAGCGGTGGTTCAAAAAATACGGGTGGGCTGTGGTGTTCTTCGGTCGCCTCATTCCAGCTATTCGTACTTTGATTTCCATTCCCGCAGGTTTTGAGGAGATGCCATTTCTACCCTTCTTACTGTACTCAACAGTTGGTACTCTTGTGTGGGTAGGACTGTTAAGCTATGCAGGCTTTGTGCTGGGGCAGAATTATCAACTGGTGAAAAAGTATCTTAGTCCTATTTCTATAGTTGTGGTGGTGGTACTCGTTGTCGGTTTGGGAATTTGGTTCATCCGTCGCCGAAAGAAAAGGCAAAAGGGCAACAATTAG
- a CDS encoding permease, protein MLNQIGQALLTSAGILWKSFWALVFGYTVSATIQVIVTRSQMARVLGKRGWKQAALAGFFGFISSSCSFAAIAASRSVLVKGAHPVNALSFLIASTNLVIELGIVLWVLLGWKFFVGNFLLGTLMIIIINISNIDNSILRNG, encoded by the coding sequence ATGTTGAACCAAATTGGACAAGCCTTATTAACCAGTGCGGGAATATTATGGAAATCCTTCTGGGCACTAGTGTTTGGTTATACAGTTTCTGCCACAATTCAGGTAATAGTCACTCGCTCCCAAATGGCGCGAGTTTTGGGTAAACGCGGCTGGAAACAAGCAGCTTTAGCTGGTTTCTTTGGCTTTATATCTTCTTCTTGTTCTTTTGCTGCGATCGCTGCTTCTCGTTCTGTACTCGTCAAAGGCGCACACCCAGTTAACGCCCTCTCTTTCCTAATTGCTTCTACCAATCTAGTGATTGAATTGGGTATCGTGCTGTGGGTATTACTGGGCTGGAAGTTCTTTGTTGGTAACTTTCTACTTGGCACTTTAATGATAATAATTATCAATATCAGCAACATAGACAACAGCATTCTCAGAAACGGCTAA
- the pstS gene encoding phosphate ABC transporter substrate-binding protein PstS has product MLQKFRNIISNHTKTPHWILTVTGVALTTGLLSCQPQTPGNQVSLSGAGASFPAPLYQTWFNAYNQQNPNIRINYQSIGSGAGVNQYLEGTVDFGATDAPLTEQERQKFRTKYNAEPIQVPLTGGAVVFAYNLEGNVKNLRLSRQAYCGIVQGDIKTWDNPLIAKQNPNVNLPNTPIRFVHRSDGSGTTFLFTNHISKACPNWKAGVGKSISWPTGIGAKGNEGITAQIQQTQGAIGYVEYAYARENNLNMATLENQAGQFVDPSPESAARALEGQTIPQNFALEIPDPPGQQAYPIVGLTWLLLYNQYDNPAKATTLKNFINWALTEGDKYASQLGYIPISNDLAQRVQSTVSEKIAAQ; this is encoded by the coding sequence ATGTTACAAAAATTCCGCAACATCATATCTAATCATACTAAAACTCCTCATTGGATTCTCACAGTAACTGGAGTAGCACTTACTACAGGTTTATTATCTTGCCAACCACAGACTCCAGGCAACCAAGTCTCTCTTAGTGGTGCTGGAGCATCCTTTCCTGCTCCCTTGTATCAAACTTGGTTCAATGCTTACAACCAACAAAACCCCAATATCAGAATTAACTACCAGTCAATAGGTAGTGGTGCTGGTGTTAATCAGTATCTAGAAGGAACTGTAGATTTTGGTGCTACCGATGCACCTCTAACAGAACAAGAACGCCAAAAGTTTCGGACGAAATATAATGCTGAACCGATTCAAGTACCGTTAACGGGTGGTGCTGTTGTCTTTGCTTACAATCTAGAAGGAAATGTCAAAAATTTAAGGCTTTCACGCCAAGCCTATTGTGGCATTGTCCAAGGTGATATCAAAACATGGGACAATCCGCTGATTGCTAAACAAAACCCCAACGTTAACCTACCCAATACTCCCATCAGGTTTGTTCATCGTTCTGATGGTAGCGGTACTACCTTCCTCTTTACCAATCACATTAGTAAGGCATGTCCTAACTGGAAAGCAGGTGTTGGTAAATCAATCAGCTGGCCTACAGGTATCGGTGCTAAAGGCAATGAAGGGATAACAGCCCAAATTCAGCAAACTCAGGGAGCGATCGGCTACGTTGAGTATGCCTATGCCAGAGAAAATAACTTGAATATGGCAACTCTGGAAAATCAGGCTGGTCAATTTGTAGATCCATCACCAGAATCTGCTGCTAGAGCCTTGGAAGGACAGACAATTCCACAAAACTTTGCCCTGGAAATTCCAGATCCTCCAGGACAGCAAGCTTATCCAATTGTGGGTCTCACTTGGCTCCTGCTATATAACCAGTACGATAATCCTGCCAAAGCAACTACTCTCAAAAACTTTATTAACTGGGCGCTGACTGAAGGTGACAAATACGCTTCACAACTTGGATATATACCAATATCAAATGACCTTGCTCAAAGGGTGCAATCAACAGTTAGTGAAAAAATTGCGGCTCAGTAA
- a CDS encoding Nramp family divalent metal transporter encodes MSNKSDRDSNVQISSQQHQQNTINIPESPHGWENLKWLGPSFLWMLSAAGSGELLFTPRIAAFYGYSLLWALLAAVILKWFINGEVGRFSVCTGATILEGFKQLPGPKNWAIWLILLPQLVVAISTVAGLAGAAATALILVTGGGVQLWTVIIIVVTAAIVLLGQYNVLEKISSYVGIARTIAVVTAAIFVFPSFRQLAAGLVPQIPQNVRYEEILPWLGFMLAGAAGLMWYSYWVEARGYGAASVKGQERIDPKQLNREEKKKLRGWINLMTISNTLAVVGALLAALSFLILGSELLRPQGLVPQENQVAETLGTLLGDLWGPFGFWFMVLIVFITFCSTVLSVEDGFGRMFADGTQIILQGFGVRGRWTNEKFLQRFYIVVLLAVLPIAVYLFFGQPVGLLQTAGAIEAAHIPIVTGLTLFLNHRMLPKELRPSKIIFGGTAIAGIFFAVFAVIYLLQLIGVIGFKNN; translated from the coding sequence ATGAGTAATAAAAGCGATCGCGATTCCAATGTGCAAATATCTAGCCAACAGCACCAACAAAACACGATAAATATACCAGAGTCACCACACGGTTGGGAAAACTTAAAGTGGCTCGGGCCAAGCTTTTTGTGGATGCTTTCGGCTGCAGGTTCAGGAGAGTTACTATTTACACCTCGCATTGCTGCTTTTTATGGTTACTCTCTGCTATGGGCGCTACTTGCTGCTGTGATCCTGAAATGGTTTATTAACGGTGAGGTGGGTCGCTTTTCAGTCTGCACAGGCGCAACCATCCTAGAAGGATTCAAGCAACTTCCCGGCCCGAAAAACTGGGCTATCTGGCTGATATTACTACCACAATTAGTGGTAGCGATTTCTACTGTAGCCGGACTAGCAGGAGCGGCTGCGACTGCACTAATTTTGGTAACAGGGGGAGGTGTCCAATTGTGGACGGTGATTATCATCGTTGTCACGGCGGCAATTGTTTTGTTAGGTCAATACAACGTATTAGAAAAAATTTCTTCTTATGTGGGGATTGCCCGTACAATTGCAGTGGTAACAGCTGCTATTTTTGTTTTTCCCAGCTTTCGCCAACTGGCAGCCGGGTTAGTACCGCAAATTCCCCAAAATGTGCGGTATGAAGAAATACTACCTTGGTTGGGTTTTATGCTCGCAGGAGCAGCCGGGCTGATGTGGTATTCATACTGGGTAGAAGCCAGAGGTTACGGTGCTGCTAGTGTTAAGGGACAAGAGAGGATAGACCCCAAGCAACTCAATCGGGAGGAAAAAAAGAAACTACGCGGCTGGATAAATCTGATGACTATATCCAATACCTTAGCTGTAGTTGGTGCGCTGTTGGCGGCGTTGTCTTTCCTGATTCTTGGTAGCGAGTTGCTGCGTCCTCAGGGACTTGTGCCACAAGAAAATCAGGTAGCAGAAACTCTAGGAACTTTGCTGGGCGACCTTTGGGGGCCGTTTGGCTTTTGGTTTATGGTTTTGATTGTTTTTATTACCTTTTGTAGCACTGTACTTTCAGTCGAAGATGGTTTTGGGCGGATGTTTGCTGATGGTACGCAAATTATTTTACAAGGATTTGGTGTGCGGGGACGCTGGACTAACGAGAAGTTCTTGCAGCGTTTTTATATTGTTGTGTTACTGGCAGTTTTACCAATTGCTGTTTATCTGTTCTTCGGTCAACCTGTCGGCTTGCTGCAAACCGCAGGCGCAATTGAAGCTGCCCATATTCCCATTGTCACCGGACTGACCCTCTTCCTCAATCATCGGATGCTGCCAAAGGAACTACGACCGTCAAAGATAATTTTTGGTGGTACTGCGATCGCGGGGATATTTTTCGCCGTATTTGCAGTTATCTATCTGTTGCAACTTATTGGAGTCATAGGGTTCAAAAACAATTAG
- a CDS encoding PRC-barrel domain-containing protein, producing MALLKIKDFNPNYTEIFGNNNLIDFSVYSDINNEKIATIKDILVDEDDGSFRYLVINLGLWIFGKQVLLPIGRSRIDFAQKRVYAKGLTKEQVESLPEFSEELRIDDDYEERVRAGYRSGVTASDPIYTVDPLGNPVPPTVPYGPMALGQVASLSVPHTDERTIHIPESANPPFDRETYKYENDPSLYEINEKDHPSLRSYSERLARSRNRTRRD from the coding sequence ATGGCACTATTAAAAATAAAAGATTTCAATCCCAATTATACTGAAATATTTGGCAATAACAACCTGATTGATTTCAGTGTTTATTCAGATATAAATAATGAAAAAATTGCCACTATCAAAGACATTTTAGTTGATGAAGATGACGGTAGCTTTCGCTACCTTGTCATTAATTTAGGTTTATGGATTTTCGGCAAACAAGTTCTATTACCAATCGGTCGTTCTCGAATAGACTTTGCCCAAAAGCGAGTTTATGCCAAAGGTTTGACTAAAGAACAAGTAGAGAGTTTACCTGAGTTTAGCGAAGAACTACGAATTGATGATGACTATGAAGAACGGGTACGAGCAGGTTATCGTTCTGGTGTTACTGCTAGCGACCCAATTTATACTGTCGATCCATTAGGTAATCCGGTTCCACCAACCGTACCTTATGGGCCAATGGCTTTGGGTCAAGTCGCATCTTTATCAGTTCCCCACACAGACGAAAGAACAATTCATATTCCTGAATCTGCTAACCCTCCCTTTGACCGAGAAACTTACAAATATGAAAATGACCCTTCATTATACGAAATTAATGAAAAGGATCATCCATCGCTTAGGTCTTATTCTGAACGATTGGCAAGAAGTAGAAATCGCACCAGAAGAGATTGA
- the fldA gene encoding flavodoxin FldA → MAKIGLFFGTQTGNTQTEAEMIQKEFGGESVVDLNDISKSEPSDFNEYSYIIIGCPTWNIGELQSDWEDFYDELDNINFSGKKVAYFGAGDQVGYPDTFQDAIGILEEKISEQGGETIGYWSTEGYEFNESKAIRDGKFVGLALDEDNQSDLTEERIKTWVAQLKQEFDVNDSINSPVIARETHAEERLQTDLNEDL, encoded by the coding sequence ATGGCTAAAATTGGATTATTTTTTGGCACTCAAACAGGTAACACTCAAACCGAAGCGGAAATGATTCAGAAAGAATTTGGAGGGGAAAGCGTTGTGGATTTGAATGACATTTCCAAATCGGAACCGAGTGATTTTAATGAGTATAGTTATATCATCATTGGTTGTCCCACATGGAATATTGGTGAATTGCAAAGTGATTGGGAAGATTTCTACGATGAGCTAGATAACATTAACTTTAGTGGTAAAAAAGTTGCTTATTTTGGAGCAGGAGACCAGGTTGGTTATCCAGATACCTTCCAGGATGCGATAGGTATTCTAGAGGAAAAAATTTCTGAACAAGGAGGCGAAACAATAGGCTATTGGTCTACTGAAGGATATGAATTTAATGAATCGAAAGCTATTCGCGATGGTAAATTTGTAGGTCTTGCTCTGGATGAAGATAATCAATCTGATTTGACTGAAGAACGAATCAAAACTTGGGTTGCTCAACTTAAGCAGGAGTTTGACGTGAACGACAGTATTAATTCGCCTGTTATTGCCCGAGAAACCCATGCTGAAGAACGTTTACAAACAGATCTAAACGAAGACTTGTAA
- a CDS encoding SDR family oxidoreductase, with translation MDKRGVIINITSVHQEIPRAGAADYDVAKGGLRNLTRTLALELAEKGININNIAPGMVLTPFNQSAKDDPEVWKQQVQSIPLKRAAEPQEIAHAAVFLASSDAKYIHGTTLVVDGGLMQYMGQGA, from the coding sequence ATGGATAAGCGGGGCGTGATTATTAATATCACCAGTGTCCACCAGGAGATTCCCAGAGCCGGAGCCGCTGACTATGATGTTGCCAAGGGAGGCTTGCGGAATTTGACCAGAACGCTTGCCTTAGAACTGGCAGAGAAAGGGATTAATATCAATAATATTGCTCCAGGAATGGTGCTGACCCCCTTTAACCAGTCAGCGAAGGATGACCCAGAAGTTTGGAAACAGCAGGTACAGTCAATTCCGCTCAAACGAGCTGCGGAACCACAGGAAATCGCTCATGCCGCAGTATTCCTAGCTTCCAGTGATGCCAAGTATATTCATGGCACAACCCTCGTGGTAGATGGAGGGCTGATGCAATACATGGGTCAAGGGGCTTAA